In the Paenibacillus sp. FSL H7-0357 genome, one interval contains:
- a CDS encoding GH32 C-terminal domain-containing protein: MNRKSKFTLTILLAAGVMITSTGIVAVNEDTVWAAPAEQKSGRLIKEGLSISETVTKTATNLTGWRTAGKGKLEDTSEGLLLTSDPEEKVLAISETSADDFIYEADVMIKDRQPEAALLFRSSGEGQRSYMLQIVPDAGLIRLKDGSSGEGKLHEERKVSLVQGEIYHLKVKAEGALLKVYWGNQYKPVIDIQDNAHLSGRLGLQVSGGAALFQNINVSDLKGNLDTVLASQGQWQPDISGKKGISVNQSKALQIYSRQAADLVYEGVISFRSAAVAGLAFRSSSDGAKGYEASLGKEGNQVHVTLTKANGTVIASSKRTYPSPAGAKHALEVHAKGNRIQIFVDGYTPAAIDVNDSSYATGYAGLVVNHGTAYFQDTYVTDAGSYNNEKYRPQYHYTPIRGAVSDPNGLVYFEGEYHLFHQDGGTWAHAVSKDMLNWKRLPIALPWNEYGHVWSGSAVADLKNASGMFSDSGGKGLLAYYTSFNPDASNGNQRIGLAYSKDQGRTWETAKDLPIVIENPGKNGEEPGGWDFRDPKVIRDEENNRWVMVVSGGDHIRFFTSTNLLDWTLTDNWGYGDYVRGGVWECPDLFPLTVQGTTEKKWVLMISTGANPATGGSDAEYFVGSLTKEGKFVNDNPAGTVLRTDAGKEFYASMSFSDMQDGRRVMLAWMSNWDYPFAFPTSNWKGELTIPREVTLINTQDGIRLAQSPVKELESLRSELYSAANKVVGPSSPNLLKGMTSGAYEIEATLEIPAGSSVSEFGFNVREGADQKTVVGYKPGGSTMFVDRSLSGETDFSSLFSARHETKMPTENGQIKLRILVDESSVEVFVNGGKSVFSEVIFPDPASRAMSFYSKGGNVKVVSLKVYKLGSVWNPESGSATRIVLDTSDRELGVGQSETVQVIVENGPGNGAQPLKWKSSNEEAVIIKAAGNSRVTLEAKKAGESIITVSTPNGKASASFDVKVFGGTFHTNLSGWTQDVSKASWLVSGDGIRGSHSSDANYVAEEKAGNFSYEAEMKLGKSGGAGSLLFRASPDGRSGYYLNLDPNMKAIRLFYKIDGRFEERQVLAKVPAFILPDRTYSLKIQADGPHIVVYLGGQKIIDLKDGTFAAGHFGLHVFGGSVSYQNVNVNGVAAENLITSSLVNETFRKSIYTANPVKGEAVTVRDANEISDQKWVFVPTGDDADSYSIRTASGQALDLNTEHNSIQLYAYLGYNNQRWIIHKNGDGSAAILSVHNQLALAVSEDGSKLTLEAPQTGEARQQWLIEF, from the coding sequence ATGAACCGGAAATCAAAATTTACACTAACCATTCTGTTGGCTGCGGGAGTCATGATAACTTCAACAGGGATTGTTGCCGTTAATGAGGATACAGTCTGGGCCGCACCGGCAGAGCAGAAGTCCGGCAGACTGATAAAGGAGGGGCTTTCTATTTCTGAAACCGTTACCAAAACAGCTACAAACTTGACGGGATGGCGAACAGCCGGGAAAGGCAAGCTGGAGGATACATCAGAAGGGCTTCTGCTGACATCCGATCCTGAAGAAAAAGTGCTGGCGATTTCCGAAACGTCAGCAGATGATTTTATATATGAGGCTGATGTCATGATCAAGGACCGGCAGCCGGAGGCTGCGCTGCTTTTCCGTTCCAGCGGGGAGGGTCAGCGTTCATACATGCTGCAAATCGTACCGGATGCCGGACTTATCCGCTTAAAAGACGGAAGCAGCGGAGAAGGCAAATTGCATGAGGAACGTAAGGTTTCCCTGGTACAAGGTGAAATCTACCATCTTAAAGTGAAAGCGGAAGGGGCCCTACTGAAAGTGTATTGGGGGAATCAATACAAGCCTGTGATTGATATCCAGGACAATGCACATCTCTCCGGACGGCTTGGACTCCAGGTCTCGGGTGGAGCGGCCTTGTTCCAAAACATTAACGTAAGTGATCTGAAGGGGAATCTGGATACGGTGCTGGCAAGTCAGGGACAGTGGCAGCCGGATATCAGCGGTAAAAAAGGGATCTCTGTAAATCAGAGCAAGGCGCTGCAGATCTATAGCAGGCAAGCTGCTGATCTGGTGTATGAAGGAGTGATCTCATTTCGTTCCGCTGCTGTTGCAGGCCTGGCCTTCCGTTCCTCTTCTGACGGTGCGAAGGGATATGAAGCCTCTCTTGGGAAAGAAGGGAATCAGGTACATGTCACTTTAACAAAAGCAAACGGCACAGTAATTGCCAGTTCCAAGCGGACTTATCCGAGTCCAGCGGGGGCAAAACATGCGCTGGAAGTGCATGCGAAGGGGAACCGGATTCAGATTTTCGTGGACGGGTATACTCCGGCAGCAATAGATGTTAACGACAGTTCTTACGCTACCGGATACGCCGGACTTGTCGTAAATCATGGAACCGCTTACTTTCAGGACACCTATGTTACGGACGCTGGCAGTTACAATAATGAAAAATACCGGCCCCAGTATCATTATACGCCGATCCGCGGGGCCGTTAGTGATCCGAACGGGCTTGTCTATTTCGAAGGGGAATATCATCTCTTTCATCAGGATGGAGGCACATGGGCTCATGCCGTCAGCAAAGATATGCTGAACTGGAAACGCCTGCCGATTGCCCTTCCATGGAATGAGTACGGACATGTCTGGTCCGGGTCTGCTGTGGCAGATTTGAAGAATGCCTCCGGTATGTTCTCGGATTCAGGCGGCAAAGGCCTCCTTGCCTACTACACCTCCTTTAATCCGGATGCCTCTAACGGCAACCAGCGTATAGGTCTGGCCTACAGCAAGGATCAGGGACGGACATGGGAAACTGCCAAGGATCTTCCAATTGTCATTGAGAACCCCGGAAAGAACGGAGAAGAACCCGGGGGATGGGACTTCCGTGATCCCAAGGTGATCCGTGATGAGGAGAATAATCGCTGGGTCATGGTGGTATCGGGCGGTGATCATATCCGCTTTTTCACATCAACTAATTTGCTCGACTGGACGTTGACCGATAATTGGGGTTATGGGGATTATGTCCGTGGAGGGGTGTGGGAATGCCCCGACTTGTTTCCGCTTACTGTACAGGGAACGACAGAGAAGAAATGGGTTCTAATGATTAGTACAGGAGCGAACCCGGCAACAGGGGGTTCAGATGCGGAATATTTTGTAGGGAGCCTGACTAAGGAAGGTAAATTCGTGAACGACAACCCGGCTGGAACCGTATTGAGGACAGACGCCGGCAAGGAGTTTTATGCATCCATGTCTTTCTCGGATATGCAAGACGGCCGCAGAGTCATGCTGGCTTGGATGTCCAACTGGGATTACCCCTTCGCCTTTCCCACATCTAACTGGAAGGGAGAGCTGACGATCCCGAGAGAAGTTACCCTAATCAACACCCAAGACGGAATTCGTCTGGCCCAGAGTCCGGTGAAGGAGCTGGAATCCCTGCGCAGTGAACTCTATTCCGCAGCTAACAAGGTGGTCGGTCCTTCTTCTCCTAATCTGCTGAAAGGCATGACCTCAGGTGCCTATGAAATTGAAGCTACCCTGGAGATTCCCGCCGGCAGCAGTGTATCGGAGTTCGGCTTCAATGTACGTGAGGGAGCGGATCAGAAGACAGTTGTAGGCTATAAGCCGGGCGGGAGCACTATGTTTGTGGACCGCTCTCTTTCCGGGGAAACAGATTTCTCCAGCCTGTTCAGTGCGAGACATGAAACGAAAATGCCGACAGAGAACGGCCAAATCAAGCTGCGGATTCTGGTGGATGAATCTTCGGTTGAGGTTTTTGTAAATGGAGGGAAGTCCGTGTTCTCCGAGGTCATTTTTCCGGACCCGGCCAGCAGGGCAATGAGTTTCTATAGCAAGGGCGGCAATGTGAAGGTTGTTTCTCTGAAAGTCTATAAGCTTGGATCGGTATGGAATCCTGAGTCGGGTTCGGCAACCCGGATTGTGCTGGATACCAGTGACCGTGAACTGGGGGTTGGGCAAAGCGAAACAGTGCAGGTGATCGTAGAAAACGGACCCGGCAACGGCGCCCAGCCGCTGAAGTGGAAGTCCAGCAATGAAGAGGCCGTAATCATAAAGGCGGCAGGCAATTCCCGTGTAACCCTTGAGGCGAAAAAAGCGGGCGAGTCTATCATTACAGTATCTACACCGAATGGAAAGGCATCCGCAAGTTTTGATGTGAAAGTGTTCGGCGGAACATTTCATACCAACCTCAGCGGCTGGACGCAAGATGTGTCCAAGGCTTCTTGGCTAGTTAGCGGGGATGGAATTCGCGGAAGTCACTCCAGCGACGCAAATTATGTTGCTGAGGAGAAGGCGGGAAACTTCTCGTATGAAGCCGAGATGAAACTTGGCAAGTCGGGAGGTGCAGGCTCCCTTCTGTTCCGTGCAAGTCCGGACGGACGCAGCGGCTATTACTTGAATCTGGATCCTAATATGAAGGCAATCCGTCTGTTCTACAAAATCGATGGACGTTTTGAAGAACGGCAGGTTCTGGCGAAGGTTCCAGCCTTCATTCTGCCGGACCGGACGTATAGTTTAAAGATACAAGCGGACGGACCTCATATTGTGGTGTATCTGGGCGGGCAGAAAATAATAGATCTGAAGGACGGAACCTTTGCAGCAGGCCATTTTGGACTTCATGTCTTCGGCGGATCTGTCTCCTACCAGAATGTTAATGTGAACGGGGTAGCAGCGGAGAACTTGATAACATCAAGCCTGGTGAACGAAACGTTCCGGAAATCCATTTATACAGCAAATCCGGTGAAGGGTGAAGCCGTAACGGTCCGGGATGCAAATGAGATATCTGATCAGAAGTGGGTATTCGTGCCGACGGGAGATGACGCTGATTCCTACTCGATCCGTACGGCCTCGGGTCAAGCCCTTGATCTGAACACAGAACACAATTCAATTCAGCTTTATGCTTATCTGGGTTACAATAATCAGCGCTGGATCATCCATAAGAATGGGGATGGTTCAGCTGCCATCCTCTCTGTCCATAATCAGTTGGCGCTGGCTGTCTCTGAGGATGGCTCGAAGCTGACGTTAGAGGCTCCTCAAACCGGTGAAGCCCGTCAACAATGGCTTATTGAGTTTTGA
- a CDS encoding ROK family protein — MRIGAIEAGGTKFVCGIGDENGRFEHRISFPTEHPDQTLPRVIEYFQDKGVEAMGIGSFGPIDIRQDSPTYGYVTTTPKPGWGNYDLLGTLKQAFPVPFGFDTDVNAAVYGEVKWGAAQGLSSCLYITVGTGVGIGVYSEGQLVHGLVHPEGGHLLTRRHPEDDFVGSCPYHGDCLEGMAAGPAIEARWGKKGHELPVDHRAWKMEAFYIAQSITDAILLLSPQKIILGGGVMQQPQLYPLIREAVLLNLNGYVSSSAILDHMEEYIVSPGLGQQAGLGGALALGLTAWNNRVSSI; from the coding sequence ATGCGTATAGGAGCGATTGAAGCAGGCGGGACGAAATTCGTATGCGGGATCGGGGATGAAAACGGGAGATTTGAACATCGGATCAGCTTTCCGACCGAACATCCGGATCAGACCTTGCCCAGAGTCATAGAGTATTTTCAAGACAAAGGGGTAGAAGCGATGGGGATTGGATCATTTGGTCCAATTGACATCCGCCAAGACAGCCCGACCTACGGTTACGTTACGACAACACCTAAGCCGGGGTGGGGGAATTACGATCTGCTCGGGACTTTAAAGCAAGCCTTTCCGGTCCCGTTCGGCTTCGACACTGACGTGAATGCAGCTGTATATGGCGAGGTAAAATGGGGGGCTGCTCAAGGCCTGTCAAGCTGCTTGTACATTACGGTAGGCACGGGCGTTGGTATCGGCGTGTATTCGGAAGGCCAATTAGTTCATGGTCTTGTACATCCTGAGGGCGGGCATCTGTTGACGAGGCGCCATCCTGAAGATGATTTCGTTGGTAGTTGTCCTTACCATGGGGACTGCCTCGAAGGGATGGCGGCAGGTCCTGCTATTGAAGCCAGATGGGGGAAGAAAGGCCACGAGCTTCCGGTGGATCATAGAGCCTGGAAGATGGAAGCCTTCTACATCGCCCAGTCCATAACGGATGCTATTCTACTGCTCTCTCCGCAAAAAATAATTTTGGGCGGCGGGGTTATGCAGCAGCCGCAGCTGTACCCGCTCATCCGGGAGGCTGTGCTCCTGAACCTGAACGGATATGTCAGTTCAAGTGCCATACTGGACCATATGGAGGAGTACATTGTTTCTCCGGGCCTTGGCCAGCAGGCGGGGTTAGGCGGGGCTCTGGCATTGGGACTCACAGCATGGAATAATCGAGTTTCTTCTATATAA
- a CDS encoding glycoside hydrolase family 32 protein, producing MSAITKQNYRGAYHFSPKEKWMNDPNGLVYFEGEYHLFFQHHPGGMTMGDMHWGHAVSKDLVTWEELPIALVPDELGMIFSGSAVVDWNNTTGFFEDQPGLVAIFTHHLDMPEGQPAVQRQSLAYSKDKGRTWTKYEGNPVLEHDTFIDFRDPKVFWNKEKSRWVMIVACGQTVGLYHSPDLINWTFASEFGEGIGSHDGVWECPDLFQLAVDGTKSDTKWVMLVSIGADPAFEEGSRTQYFTGDFDGAVFTPDEESRSIRWLDHGRDNYAGVSWSDLPEEDGRRLFIGWMSNWMYAGQTPAEGFRGAMTIPRELYLELRNGQTTLIQKPAKELEAARTPVLSLKNVSVQEINAACAKLHLEAYVIEAEVAHGTSAGFKVKAGAQQQTMVGIDAQTEELYVDRTASGKHDFHKLFPGRHSAKLAAPGTAYDLHIYVDRSSVEAFCGGGQAVITDLIFPESESTGLAAFADNEEDLFLSLDIYNLASSTANGSNQ from the coding sequence ATGTCAGCTATTACAAAACAAAACTACCGGGGTGCCTATCATTTTTCACCCAAAGAAAAGTGGATGAACGATCCAAACGGCTTGGTATATTTCGAGGGAGAATATCATTTGTTCTTTCAGCATCATCCCGGCGGAATGACCATGGGGGACATGCATTGGGGCCATGCGGTCAGTAAGGATCTGGTGACCTGGGAAGAGCTGCCGATCGCACTGGTGCCGGATGAACTGGGGATGATTTTCTCGGGAAGCGCCGTTGTCGACTGGAATAACACGACAGGATTTTTTGAGGATCAGCCAGGGCTGGTGGCCATTTTTACCCATCACTTAGACATGCCGGAAGGACAACCTGCCGTTCAGCGTCAAAGTCTGGCCTATAGCAAGGACAAAGGCAGAACCTGGACCAAATACGAAGGGAATCCGGTGCTTGAACATGATACCTTCATTGATTTCCGTGATCCCAAGGTGTTCTGGAACAAAGAGAAGAGTAGATGGGTGATGATCGTAGCCTGTGGTCAAACGGTAGGTCTGTATCATTCCCCTGATCTGATCAACTGGACCTTTGCCAGCGAATTCGGCGAGGGCATCGGATCGCATGACGGTGTGTGGGAGTGCCCGGATTTGTTCCAGCTGGCTGTTGACGGAACCAAATCGGATACCAAATGGGTAATGCTCGTCAGTATTGGTGCAGATCCCGCCTTTGAGGAAGGCTCAAGAACGCAATATTTCACGGGTGACTTTGACGGAGCGGTATTTACTCCTGACGAAGAGTCCCGGAGCATCCGCTGGCTGGATCACGGCAGAGATAATTATGCCGGTGTGAGCTGGTCCGATCTGCCCGAGGAAGACGGAAGACGGCTGTTTATCGGCTGGATGAGCAACTGGATGTATGCCGGTCAGACGCCGGCGGAAGGGTTCCGCGGAGCAATGACGATTCCCCGGGAGCTTTATCTGGAGTTAAGGAACGGGCAAACTACGCTCATTCAGAAGCCTGCAAAAGAACTGGAAGCCGCACGTACCCCGGTCCTTTCCCTGAAAAATGTCTCTGTTCAAGAAATTAATGCAGCCTGTGCCAAGCTTCATCTTGAGGCTTACGTTATTGAGGCGGAGGTTGCTCATGGGACATCTGCCGGCTTTAAAGTAAAGGCAGGTGCACAGCAGCAAACCATGGTCGGGATTGATGCGCAGACGGAAGAATTGTATGTAGACCGGACAGCCTCCGGGAAGCATGATTTCCACAAGTTGTTCCCGGGACGCCACTCAGCGAAGCTTGCGGCACCGGGTACAGCCTATGATCTGCATATTTATGTGGACCGTTCCTCCGTTGAAGCGTTCTGTGGTGGAGGCCAGGCAGTCATTACAGATCTCATTTTCCCTGAATCCGAATCTACCGGTCTTGCTGCGTTTGCCGACAATGAAGAGGACTTGTTCCTTTCGCTGGATATCTACAATCTGGCTTCATCTACCGCAAACGGCAGCAACCAGTAA
- a CDS encoding ABC transporter substrate-binding protein — protein sequence MKRSKRSKVLSKAASASVLASFMFLAACGGGGGNAAGEKQDPSGKVTLNFITQSSPLAPADPNEKLINKRLEEKTNVHINWKNFTKDVFVEKRNLAVASGDLPDAIFNADYSDYELLKLAKDGAIVPLNDLIEQNMPNFKKVLEEAPEYKSMITAPDGKIYAFPWIEELGNGKERIQAVDSMPWINVEWLKKLGLDMPTTTEELKKVLIAFKTQDPNGNGQADEIPLSFINKPGAEDLAFLFGSFGLGENPDHAVVSNEGKVIFTAKEEGYKKAVSFINDLYKEKLIDIEAYTQDWSTYLAKGKDQKYGLYFSWDKANISGANDAYEVMPPLAGPDGEVNVTRTNGLGLGRGKMVVTSANKNLETTAKWVDQLYDPVQSVQNNWGTYGDDTQQNIFEFDEAKGMLKHLPLEGAAPVELREKTSIGGPLAILDSYYGKYTTMPDDAKGRMDIIKNIMAPKMKAENVMPSVFHSIDELDRLTTIETDLFAYVLRMRTEWYQNGKVDAQWNDYLKELDRLGLQEWLEIKQAGYDRATGK from the coding sequence ATGAAAAGATCAAAAAGATCAAAAGTGTTGTCAAAAGCAGCTTCTGCGTCTGTACTTGCTTCATTTATGTTCCTTGCCGCATGCGGCGGCGGGGGAGGAAATGCTGCCGGTGAAAAACAGGATCCAAGCGGCAAAGTCACCTTGAACTTCATTACCCAAAGCTCCCCGCTGGCACCGGCCGATCCGAACGAAAAGCTGATTAATAAACGTCTGGAAGAAAAAACGAATGTGCATATCAACTGGAAAAACTTTACCAAAGACGTATTCGTGGAAAAAAGAAACCTGGCGGTGGCAAGCGGTGATCTCCCTGATGCTATTTTTAATGCCGACTACAGTGATTATGAGCTGCTGAAGCTTGCTAAAGATGGTGCTATCGTTCCATTGAACGATCTGATCGAGCAGAATATGCCCAATTTTAAAAAAGTGCTGGAAGAAGCCCCTGAATACAAGAGTATGATTACAGCGCCTGACGGTAAAATTTATGCATTCCCTTGGATTGAAGAGCTTGGGAACGGAAAAGAAAGAATTCAGGCGGTAGACAGCATGCCTTGGATCAACGTGGAATGGCTTAAGAAGCTGGGCCTCGACATGCCGACAACCACGGAAGAATTGAAAAAGGTGTTGATTGCCTTCAAGACCCAAGATCCGAACGGCAACGGTCAGGCAGACGAAATTCCCTTATCCTTTATCAACAAGCCGGGTGCGGAAGATCTGGCATTCCTCTTCGGTTCATTCGGATTGGGCGAGAATCCCGACCATGCGGTCGTAAGCAATGAAGGCAAAGTGATATTTACAGCTAAGGAAGAAGGTTATAAAAAGGCGGTGTCTTTTATCAATGACCTTTATAAAGAAAAACTCATTGATATCGAAGCCTATACCCAAGACTGGAGCACTTACCTGGCGAAAGGTAAAGATCAGAAGTACGGCCTCTACTTCTCTTGGGATAAAGCCAATATCTCCGGAGCAAACGATGCTTATGAAGTAATGCCGCCGCTTGCAGGCCCTGATGGTGAAGTCAACGTAACCAGAACCAACGGTCTCGGTCTAGGCCGCGGCAAGATGGTTGTGACAAGCGCCAATAAAAACCTGGAAACGACAGCGAAATGGGTAGATCAGCTGTATGATCCCGTTCAATCCGTCCAGAACAACTGGGGAACCTACGGGGATGACACACAGCAGAACATCTTCGAATTTGATGAAGCAAAAGGAATGCTGAAGCATTTGCCGCTGGAAGGCGCTGCTCCTGTGGAGCTTCGCGAGAAAACAAGTATCGGCGGACCGCTGGCTATTCTTGATTCCTACTATGGCAAATATACGACCATGCCGGATGATGCCAAAGGGCGTATGGACATCATCAAGAATATCATGGCTCCAAAGATGAAAGCAGAGAATGTAATGCCGAGCGTATTTCATTCGATTGATGAGCTTGACCGCCTGACGACGATTGAAACCGACTTGTTCGCCTATGTACTCAGAATGCGTACAGAATGGTACCAGAACGGAAAAGTCGATGCACAGTGGAATGATTATTTGAAGGAGCTGGACCGTCTTGGCCTGCAGGAGTGGCTTGAAATTAAACAGGCAGGCTACGACAGAGCGACGGGAAAATAG
- a CDS encoding carbohydrate ABC transporter permease, which produces MFIKHSRLDRFILVLNATFLTLAVLIVVLPLIYVVIASFMDPSILLSQGLSFKISDWSLEGYKMILTNPAMIRGFGNAVFYASSFAILTVLVSICAGYALSDDRMKGRGFFMTVFLFTMFFGGGLVPTYLLVKNLGLLDTVWAVIIPGAVNVWNIILSRTFFKGVPNELKEASNVDGASEMRIFFSIVLPLSKPIIFVLALYAFVGQWNSYFDAMIYLDNPNLHPLQLVLRSILIQNQVDPGMIADQLAMAEMKRLSEIIKYAAIVVSSLPLIIMYPFFQKYFEKGVMVGSIK; this is translated from the coding sequence ATGTTCATCAAACATTCCCGGCTGGACCGCTTTATTCTTGTGCTGAACGCCACCTTTTTGACCCTTGCTGTATTGATTGTGGTGCTTCCGCTCATTTATGTGGTGATTGCATCCTTCATGGATCCGTCGATCCTGCTCAGCCAAGGGCTGTCGTTCAAAATTTCGGACTGGTCACTGGAAGGCTATAAGATGATTCTAACCAATCCGGCGATGATCCGAGGATTTGGAAACGCTGTTTTTTACGCCTCTTCCTTTGCTATTCTTACCGTTCTGGTCTCGATCTGTGCGGGGTATGCCTTGTCGGATGACAGGATGAAGGGTAGAGGTTTTTTTATGACAGTGTTCCTCTTTACGATGTTCTTTGGAGGAGGACTGGTCCCGACTTACCTGCTGGTTAAGAATCTGGGGCTGCTGGATACGGTCTGGGCTGTCATCATTCCCGGGGCGGTCAATGTATGGAATATTATTTTGTCCAGAACATTCTTCAAAGGCGTGCCGAATGAGCTGAAGGAGGCGTCCAATGTGGACGGGGCTTCAGAGATGAGGATTTTCTTCAGCATTGTATTACCGCTCTCGAAACCGATCATCTTCGTGCTGGCGCTGTATGCTTTTGTCGGCCAGTGGAATTCATACTTTGATGCCATGATTTATCTCGATAATCCCAACCTCCATCCGTTGCAGCTCGTTCTGCGCTCAATCCTGATTCAGAATCAGGTCGATCCCGGCATGATCGCTGATCAGCTGGCCATGGCGGAAATGAAACGATTATCTGAAATTATCAAGTATGCCGCAATCGTTGTCTCCAGCTTGCCGCTCATTATTATGTATCCGTTCTTCCAGAAGTACTTTGAAAAAGGTGTCATGGTCGGTTCCATTAAATAG
- a CDS encoding ABC transporter permease has translation MSLFEYLKKHYFLYLMLAPALILTLIFKYGPMYGAIIAFKDFSPIKGIMGSEWVGFYNFEKFLSSPNFEVIFMNTLKLSFFGLILSFPVPILLALMLNQVRRAGVKKNIQLFLYAPNFISVVVVVGMLFIFLSPTGPINQLFSWATGEPVMFMSRPEYFRWIYILSDIWTGAGWASIIYVAALANVDPELHNAANLDGANLLQRIRHIDIPTIRPIMAIVFILAAGGIMSIGFEKAYLMQTATNMPTSEIIPTYVYKIGLQSGDYAYSAAVGLFNSIINVILLITVNFTVKKLNEGEGLL, from the coding sequence ATGTCCCTGTTTGAATATTTGAAGAAACATTACTTCCTTTATTTAATGCTAGCACCGGCACTGATCCTGACCCTTATTTTTAAATACGGTCCTATGTATGGTGCGATTATTGCCTTTAAGGATTTCAGCCCAATCAAGGGAATTATGGGGAGCGAGTGGGTAGGTTTTTACAACTTCGAGAAATTCCTGTCTTCCCCAAACTTCGAAGTGATTTTTATGAATACGCTTAAATTAAGTTTTTTCGGACTAATCTTGAGCTTCCCTGTTCCTATCCTGCTGGCCTTGATGCTCAATCAGGTTCGCCGGGCCGGAGTCAAAAAGAACATACAGTTATTCTTGTATGCCCCTAACTTCATATCCGTCGTTGTAGTGGTCGGCATGCTGTTTATCTTCCTGTCCCCGACAGGACCTATCAACCAGCTTTTTAGCTGGGCTACCGGTGAACCGGTGATGTTCATGTCACGTCCGGAGTACTTCCGCTGGATCTATATTCTTTCGGATATATGGACGGGTGCGGGATGGGCTTCCATTATCTACGTTGCGGCTCTTGCCAATGTGGACCCTGAGTTACATAACGCAGCCAATCTGGATGGTGCTAATCTTCTTCAAAGAATACGTCATATTGATATTCCGACCATTCGTCCGATTATGGCCATTGTGTTTATCCTTGCCGCGGGCGGCATCATGTCGATCGGGTTTGAAAAGGCTTATCTCATGCAAACAGCAACGAACATGCCAACCTCTGAGATTATTCCGACGTACGTTTACAAAATTGGTTTACAGTCCGGTGACTATGCATACTCAGCCGCAGTAGGACTATTCAACTCTATTATCAACGTCATCCTGCTCATTACGGTGAACTTCACAGTGAAGAAACTGAATGAGGGCGAAGGTCTTTTATAA